Proteins from a genomic interval of Lentimicrobiaceae bacterium:
- a CDS encoding NUDIX domain-containing protein, whose amino-acid sequence MNKFSPQNQFVYCPKCGQKSLQHNDKCITCKSCDFVYYINMNAAVAAVICNDKQEIMFAVRKNDPQKGKLDLPGGFVDLSETAEEAIVREIYEELGVKVVEMSIINTFVNNYLYKNIEYQTLDIIFKVKINSFKNIKPADDVADVVFKSLDSVNFDDIAFKSIKNVILHIQNNPELIN is encoded by the coding sequence ATGAATAAATTCAGTCCCCAAAATCAGTTTGTTTATTGTCCGAAATGCGGACAAAAATCTTTACAACATAATGATAAATGCATCACCTGTAAAAGCTGCGATTTTGTTTACTATATAAATATGAATGCCGCAGTTGCCGCAGTTATCTGTAACGACAAGCAGGAAATTATGTTTGCTGTTAGAAAAAACGATCCGCAGAAAGGTAAGTTAGACCTTCCGGGTGGCTTTGTGGATTTGAGTGAAACTGCCGAAGAAGCCATTGTACGAGAGATATACGAAGAACTTGGCGTTAAAGTTGTAGAAATGAGTATTATCAACACCTTTGTCAATAATTATTTATACAAAAATATTGAGTATCAAACTCTTGACATCATTTTTAAGGTTAAAATAAATTCGTTTAAAAATATAAAACCTGCTGATGATGTAGCCGATGTCGTTTTTAAAAGTTTAGACTCGGTAAATTTTGATGATATCGCCTTCAAATCGATTAAAAACGTTATACTTCACATTCAAAACAACCCTGAACTGATAAATTGA
- a CDS encoding FAD-linked oxidase C-terminal domain-containing protein, which yields MDTHTIQQLKKSIKGDVAYSEADRIMYSTDASVYQEKPALVVYPKSSSDIVNIVVWARKNKLSIIPRGAGTSLAGQVVGEGVVVDISKHLNKIIELNVEEKWVKVQPGVVLDELNMYLKPYGLFFAPETSTANRCNIGGMVGNNACGSHSLVYGSTRDHLLEVEAVLSDGDIVSFGELSSDEFLEKMKLKTLEGDIYRNLYNLLSDADNRKEIDNHYPVPELKRRNSGYALDILKNTEVFTDSGNKFNFCSLLAGSEGTLCFFTELKLNLEPLPPPHKALVCSHHNNISEALYANLVALKCNPVAIELMDETILQLSKNNLAQQKNRFFINGEPAAVLIIEFAEKSDELLDNKCKEVISELQKNNFGYHYPIIKGNDINKVWSLRKAGLGILSNVKGDAKPITVIEDTAVLPDYLPQYIADIKQLLEKHDLSCVYHAHVATGELHLRPVINLKTKEGVKKFETISTEVAKLVKKYKGSISGEHGDGRLRANSLPIVYSEKIMNMFSEVKNAWDSENIFNPGKIINAKPITSSLRYDTDSNPFKFNTIFRYEHTENILRAAEQCNGSADCRKSTTVGGLMCPSYMATQDEKNSTRARANLLRYTLTRNNSKNPFISKELHQVMLTCLACKGCKNECPSNVDMTKYRAEFFYNWYKKKGIPLRTFIIGNIAKINEIGQLVPKIYNIFVTNALTSKFIKYFMGFSQKRSLPTLSKKSLSKWLKSYDQIAGNTLTKVVYLYIDEFTNYNDVEIGKLCVKSLNKLGYYVKNLGVTESGRAYFSKGMLKTAKRIANKNIKTFGSFISEQAPLIGIEPSAILSFRDEYPSIVDENLISAANKIKPYCLLFEEFISMNINNGSITSEMFTNDERFIEFHGHCHQKSLVGTNCTIQMLSLPKNYHVNEIKSGCCGMAGSFGYEKNNYKISQQIGELVLFPAIRATDENTIIAANGTSCRTQILDGTGRKAMHPIEIFYNSLK from the coding sequence ATGGATACCCACACAATACAGCAACTTAAAAAATCTATTAAAGGCGACGTTGCATACAGCGAAGCCGACAGGATAATGTACTCTACCGATGCTTCCGTTTATCAAGAAAAGCCGGCATTGGTAGTTTATCCTAAAAGCTCGTCGGATATTGTGAATATTGTTGTTTGGGCTCGTAAAAACAAGTTAAGCATAATACCCAGAGGAGCAGGCACATCGCTTGCAGGTCAGGTGGTTGGCGAAGGCGTTGTCGTTGATATTTCCAAACATTTGAATAAAATAATAGAACTCAACGTTGAAGAAAAATGGGTTAAAGTGCAGCCCGGAGTTGTATTAGACGAGCTTAACATGTATTTAAAACCCTACGGATTGTTTTTTGCTCCCGAAACTTCTACTGCCAACAGGTGCAATATAGGCGGCATGGTTGGAAATAACGCTTGTGGCTCGCATTCGTTGGTTTATGGCAGCACCCGCGACCATTTGCTTGAAGTTGAAGCAGTTTTAAGCGATGGTGATATCGTAAGTTTTGGAGAATTGTCGTCAGATGAGTTTTTAGAAAAAATGAAACTGAAAACTTTGGAAGGCGATATTTATAGAAACCTCTACAATTTACTTTCTGATGCCGACAATCGCAAAGAAATAGACAATCATTACCCTGTACCTGAACTTAAAAGGCGCAATTCAGGATACGCATTGGATATTTTGAAAAACACAGAAGTCTTTACAGATAGCGGAAATAAATTCAATTTTTGCTCTTTATTAGCCGGTTCTGAAGGCACGCTATGCTTTTTCACCGAGCTGAAACTCAACTTAGAACCTTTGCCACCGCCACATAAGGCATTGGTTTGTTCGCATCATAATAATATTTCCGAAGCTCTTTACGCTAACTTAGTTGCTCTTAAATGCAATCCTGTCGCCATTGAGCTTATGGACGAGACGATACTTCAGCTATCTAAAAACAATTTGGCTCAGCAAAAAAATCGCTTTTTTATAAACGGCGAACCTGCAGCGGTGCTTATCATAGAATTTGCCGAAAAGTCGGATGAATTGTTGGACAACAAATGCAAAGAAGTAATTTCGGAACTGCAAAAAAATAATTTCGGTTACCACTACCCTATTATTAAAGGAAACGATATCAATAAGGTGTGGAGTTTGCGAAAAGCCGGTTTGGGCATACTTTCCAACGTTAAAGGCGATGCAAAACCCATCACTGTTATTGAAGACACAGCCGTTTTGCCCGATTATTTGCCGCAATACATAGCAGATATTAAACAATTGTTGGAAAAACATGATTTATCTTGTGTATATCATGCTCACGTGGCTACAGGCGAGCTACATCTACGTCCTGTTATTAATTTGAAAACCAAAGAAGGTGTCAAAAAATTTGAAACTATTTCAACCGAAGTAGCCAAATTGGTTAAAAAGTACAAGGGCTCTATCAGCGGCGAACACGGCGATGGACGATTAAGAGCAAACTCTTTGCCAATCGTTTACAGCGAAAAAATTATGAATATGTTTAGCGAAGTTAAAAATGCTTGGGATTCTGAAAATATTTTCAATCCGGGCAAGATTATAAATGCTAAACCTATTACTTCTTCGCTAAGATATGACACTGACTCCAATCCCTTTAAATTCAATACAATATTCAGGTACGAACATACCGAAAATATATTGCGAGCTGCCGAACAATGCAACGGTAGCGCCGATTGCCGTAAGAGTACGACCGTAGGCGGACTTATGTGTCCGAGCTATATGGCTACTCAAGATGAAAAAAACTCTACACGAGCCAGAGCAAACCTGTTACGATACACTTTGACGCGAAACAACAGTAAAAATCCATTTATAAGCAAGGAACTGCATCAAGTTATGCTGACTTGCTTGGCTTGCAAGGGTTGCAAAAACGAATGTCCCAGCAATGTTGATATGACTAAGTATCGAGCAGAGTTTTTTTACAATTGGTACAAAAAAAAGGGTATTCCGCTACGTACTTTCATAATTGGCAATATTGCTAAAATTAATGAAATAGGACAACTTGTCCCAAAAATATATAACATATTTGTTACCAACGCTTTAACATCGAAGTTTATTAAGTATTTTATGGGATTTTCTCAGAAAAGAAGTTTGCCTACGCTGTCGAAAAAATCCTTGTCGAAGTGGTTAAAATCGTATGACCAAATTGCTGGCAACACCTTAACTAAAGTTGTTTACCTTTACATTGACGAGTTTACAAACTACAACGATGTTGAAATCGGTAAACTATGTGTAAAAAGTTTGAACAAGTTAGGATATTACGTCAAAAATTTGGGTGTAACCGAAAGCGGAAGAGCTTATTTTTCAAAGGGAATGCTTAAAACAGCAAAAAGAATTGCGAATAAAAACATCAAAACTTTCGGCTCATTTATTTCCGAACAAGCTCCGTTAATCGGCATTGAACCATCGGCAATTCTATCTTTCAGAGATGAATATCCGTCTATTGTCGATGAAAATTTAATTTCGGCAGCAAACAAAATAAAACCTTATTGCTTGCTTTTTGAAGAGTTTATTTCCATGAATATAAACAACGGTAGCATCACCAGCGAGATGTTTACAAACGATGAGCGTTTTATAGAGTTTCACGGACACTGTCATCAAAAATCATTGGTAGGGACAAACTGCACTATACAGATGTTGTCTTTGCCGAAAAATTATCACGTTAACGAAATAAAATCGGGATGTTGCGGAATGGCTGGTTCTTTCGGCTACGAGAAAAATAATTACAAAATATCGCAACAAATAGGCGAATTAGTCCTTTTTCCTGCAATTAGAGCCACCGACGAAAACACTATTATAGCTGCCAATGGAACAAGTTGTCGGACTCAAATCCTTGATGGAACAGGCAGAAAGGCTATGCACCCAATTGAAATTTTTTATAATTCTTTAAAATAA
- a CDS encoding SRPBCC domain-containing protein, which yields MKNIKKTYKIKAEACDVYTALTNPLTIELWTDSEAIMSTEPNSEFSLFDGDIVGKNLRFEKDKTIVQQWYFDGEDEDSIVTINLEQKNDITVVELLHINIPDEAFENILDGWDNYYFKAIKMLLED from the coding sequence ATGAAAAACATAAAAAAGACATATAAAATAAAGGCAGAAGCCTGCGACGTTTACACGGCTCTCACAAATCCGCTTACAATAGAGTTGTGGACTGATTCCGAAGCCATTATGAGCACCGAGCCAAACTCCGAATTTTCATTATTTGACGGAGATATCGTTGGTAAAAATCTGAGATTTGAAAAGGACAAAACCATTGTGCAACAGTGGTATTTTGATGGAGAAGACGAAGATTCGATAGTTACAATAAATTTGGAACAAAAAAACGATATTACTGTGGTCGAGTTGCTTCATATAAATATTCCGGACGAAGCTTTTGAAAACATTTTAGACGGTTGGGACAACTACTACTTTAAAGCTATAAAAATGCTTTTGGAAGACTAA
- a CDS encoding alpha amylase C-terminal domain-containing protein translates to MSKNLELINIDPWLKPAEKSLTERHKRFVNKLSGIEKKHGSISEYSNGYMYYGINHNKVNNTFTYREWAPNAKELFLTGDFNDWNKYSHPLTKINKSDWEIVLDANLYADKFVHGSKVKVIVVSDIGEHFRIPAYIKRAVQDDDTKNFSGQVWFSEPFDWFEFENKIERNNLYIYEAHIGMAQEKEGVGTYAEFTQNILPRIKKAGYNAVQLMGIHEHPYYGSFGYHVSNFFAPSSRFGTPEELKTLINTAHKMGIAVIMDIVHSHSVKNLNEGLNKFDGSANSYFYKGDKGIHPDWDSLLFDYGNEAVQHFLLSNIKYWIEEFHFDGFRFDGVGSMLYEHHGNEMFDSIDKYFNSSVDENAILYLQLANELAHSLNPNFITIAEDVSGMPGLAYPSDEGGIGFDYRLGMGIPDFWIKMLTDVPDENWNIREIWNVLCDRLYYIKTVAYAESHDQAMVGDKTIAFRLMDKEMYDLMQITDRNHIIDRGLALHKLIRFITLALGGQAYLNFMGNEFGHPEWIDFPRLGNNWSYKYAQRKWSLNDNKDLKYHMLANFDRDMISFAKKANLLDGGYGNILKIDEENKCLVFEKSDLIFVFNFNTNKSYEGYEVPVNRLGFYKIVFNSDKPEYAGHNRIDDSMLYESKTEEGSKPFIKMYLTNRTALVFRYDKFM, encoded by the coding sequence ATGAGTAAAAATTTGGAACTAATAAATATCGACCCTTGGTTAAAGCCAGCCGAGAAGAGTTTAACGGAGCGGCACAAAAGGTTTGTGAACAAATTAAGCGGTATTGAGAAAAAACACGGTTCCATTTCCGAGTACTCAAACGGATATATGTATTATGGAATTAACCACAATAAAGTAAATAACACATTCACGTACAGAGAATGGGCTCCCAATGCAAAAGAATTATTCCTTACAGGCGATTTTAACGATTGGAATAAATATTCGCATCCACTGACTAAAATCAATAAAAGCGATTGGGAAATTGTTTTAGATGCAAATTTATATGCCGATAAATTTGTGCACGGCAGTAAGGTCAAAGTCATTGTTGTTAGCGACATCGGCGAACATTTCAGGATTCCGGCATATATAAAACGTGCCGTACAAGACGATGATACCAAAAATTTCAGCGGTCAGGTTTGGTTTTCAGAGCCTTTCGATTGGTTTGAGTTTGAAAACAAGATTGAACGAAACAACTTGTACATATACGAGGCTCATATCGGTATGGCGCAGGAAAAGGAAGGAGTTGGTACATACGCCGAATTCACCCAAAATATTTTGCCTCGCATAAAAAAAGCCGGTTATAATGCAGTGCAACTTATGGGTATTCATGAACACCCCTACTACGGCTCTTTCGGATATCACGTTTCCAATTTTTTCGCTCCTTCATCGCGTTTTGGAACTCCCGAAGAGCTTAAAACTCTGATAAATACTGCTCACAAGATGGGTATTGCCGTTATTATGGATATTGTACACTCGCATTCGGTTAAAAACCTGAATGAGGGTTTAAACAAGTTCGACGGCTCGGCTAATTCGTACTTTTATAAAGGAGATAAAGGCATCCACCCAGATTGGGATTCGTTACTGTTCGACTACGGCAACGAAGCTGTGCAACACTTTTTGCTTTCTAATATTAAGTATTGGATTGAAGAATTTCATTTCGACGGATTCAGATTCGACGGCGTTGGCTCAATGCTGTACGAGCATCATGGCAATGAGATGTTTGACTCTATAGACAAATATTTTAACTCGTCTGTCGATGAAAATGCAATTTTGTACCTGCAGTTAGCCAACGAGCTTGCTCACAGCTTAAATCCAAATTTTATTACCATAGCTGAAGATGTTAGCGGAATGCCGGGATTAGCTTATCCTTCCGACGAAGGCGGTATTGGCTTTGATTACAGATTGGGAATGGGAATACCCGATTTTTGGATTAAAATGCTGACAGATGTTCCCGACGAAAATTGGAATATACGAGAAATTTGGAATGTTTTGTGCGACAGATTGTATTATATCAAAACGGTTGCCTACGCCGAATCGCACGACCAAGCCATGGTTGGCGATAAAACTATTGCTTTCCGACTTATGGATAAGGAAATGTACGATTTGATGCAAATAACAGACCGAAATCACATAATTGACAGAGGTTTGGCTCTGCATAAACTTATACGATTTATTACTTTGGCTTTGGGCGGACAAGCATATCTGAATTTTATGGGAAACGAGTTCGGACACCCCGAATGGATTGACTTTCCCAGATTAGGCAACAATTGGAGTTATAAATACGCACAAAGAAAATGGTCGTTGAATGACAACAAAGACTTGAAATATCACATGCTTGCCAACTTCGATAGAGATATGATTAGCTTCGCTAAAAAAGCAAACCTATTAGATGGAGGTTATGGAAACATTTTAAAAATTGACGAAGAAAATAAGTGCTTAGTATTTGAAAAAAGCGACTTGATATTTGTTTTCAATTTTAATACCAATAAGTCTTATGAAGGATATGAAGTACCGGTTAATAGACTTGGATTTTACAAAATTGTCTTCAACTCAGATAAGCCCGAATATGCCGGTCATAATCGAATAGATGATTCTATGTTGTACGAATCCAAGACGGAAGAAGGTTCGAAACCGTTTATCAAAATGTATTTGACTAATAGGACAGCATTAGTATTTCGCTACGATAAATTTATGTAG
- the lon gene encoding endopeptidase La encodes MREYKIYNSEIDDSLDGGFIPIMAGEDSLETDTKDIPTALPILSLRDTVLFPGAIIPISIGREKSIKLVKDNYKKNKLIGVVAQKQADTDDPKPEDLYTIGTFAYIVKTLQLRDGNTTALIKGSGRFEITNFIQEEPYILAEVKPFNDVNKRRKNNQKFNAIVDIIKDLAIEIVEKVGGSAEHDKIFALKNIETPMLLISYVASNLSVSTQEKQRILSINDIDERAKVIVELLSRELQLVDLKNQIQSKVKHEIDKQQRDYVLNQQLKLIQDELGSNPNEDQINQLKQKAKSKKWPKNAYAVFEKELSKLSRINPMSTEYSMQLNYVDILADLPWETYTQDNFDLERARKILDEDHFGMEKIKERILEYLAVLKLKGDMKSPILCLVGPPGVGKTSLGKSIARAVNRNYVRVSLGGLHDESEIRGHRRTYIGAMPGRIIQSIRKAKTSNPVFVLDEIDKVSGMNVNGDPSAALLEVLDPEQNTAFYDNFVEVEYDLSKVMFIATANSLSNIHPALRDRMEVIELSGYLVEEKIEIAKRHLIPKQLKEHGVKKSDISFPKATLTQIIENYTLESGVRTLDKTIAKIVRNRALQIVADKPYTKSINKNQLNEILGKPLFNYATSYSGKSYGVATGLAWTPVGGQILFIETALNKGKAGLTLTGNLGDVMKESAIIALEYLKSKANELKIPVELFAENSVHIHVPEGATPKDGPSAGITMFTSLVSAFLKKPVNPKYAMSGEITLRGRILPVGGVKEKILAAKRSGVTDIILCSDNKKDVDEINPKYIEGLNFHYLENMLDVVKIALQ; translated from the coding sequence ATGAGAGAATATAAAATTTATAATTCTGAGATAGATGATTCATTAGACGGAGGTTTTATCCCGATAATGGCAGGAGAAGACAGCCTTGAAACAGACACAAAGGACATTCCTACGGCATTGCCAATATTGTCGTTGCGCGATACGGTCTTGTTTCCGGGAGCAATTATTCCAATTTCCATAGGAAGAGAAAAATCAATAAAACTAGTAAAAGATAATTACAAGAAAAATAAGCTGATAGGTGTTGTCGCTCAAAAACAAGCCGATACTGACGACCCAAAACCGGAAGACTTGTACACAATAGGAACTTTTGCCTATATTGTGAAAACATTACAACTGCGAGATGGCAACACCACAGCTCTCATTAAAGGCAGCGGTCGCTTTGAGATTACAAATTTTATTCAGGAAGAACCGTACATTTTAGCGGAAGTCAAGCCTTTTAACGATGTTAACAAACGTCGCAAAAACAATCAAAAATTTAATGCTATAGTCGATATAATAAAAGACTTAGCTATTGAAATTGTTGAAAAAGTTGGCGGAAGTGCCGAACATGACAAAATATTTGCACTCAAAAACATTGAAACCCCTATGCTTTTGATAAGCTATGTAGCTTCTAATTTAAGCGTTTCTACCCAAGAAAAACAAAGGATATTATCTATAAACGATATTGACGAAAGAGCCAAAGTTATTGTGGAGTTGCTTTCGAGGGAACTCCAATTGGTTGACCTTAAAAATCAGATACAGAGTAAGGTAAAACACGAAATTGACAAGCAACAGCGCGACTATGTGTTAAATCAACAGCTTAAGCTAATACAAGACGAGTTGGGTAGCAACCCAAACGAAGACCAAATAAACCAACTTAAACAAAAAGCTAAATCGAAAAAATGGCCCAAAAATGCGTATGCTGTCTTTGAAAAAGAATTGTCGAAACTATCGCGAATAAATCCCATGTCAACCGAATATTCGATGCAACTCAACTATGTTGACATCCTTGCCGATTTACCTTGGGAAACATACACACAAGACAATTTCGATTTGGAGCGTGCACGCAAAATCTTAGATGAAGACCACTTTGGCATGGAAAAGATTAAGGAACGTATCTTGGAATATTTGGCGGTGCTGAAACTTAAAGGTGATATGAAATCGCCGATTTTATGTTTGGTAGGACCTCCCGGAGTTGGTAAAACTTCGTTGGGAAAATCTATTGCACGTGCTGTAAACAGAAATTATGTGCGAGTTTCTCTTGGCGGTCTTCACGATGAGTCGGAAATTAGAGGACATCGCCGCACGTACATTGGAGCTATGCCGGGAAGGATTATTCAAAGTATCAGAAAAGCTAAGACTTCAAACCCCGTTTTTGTTTTAGACGAAATTGATAAAGTTTCGGGTATGAATGTAAATGGCGACCCTTCGGCAGCACTGCTTGAAGTGCTTGACCCTGAACAAAATACCGCTTTTTATGATAACTTTGTAGAAGTTGAATACGACCTGTCTAAGGTTATGTTTATTGCCACCGCAAACTCATTATCGAATATCCACCCAGCTCTACGCGACCGTATGGAAGTTATTGAACTTAGCGGTTACTTAGTTGAAGAAAAAATCGAAATAGCAAAACGCCATCTAATACCAAAACAACTGAAAGAACACGGCGTTAAAAAGTCTGACATATCTTTCCCAAAAGCTACATTAACCCAAATTATCGAAAATTACACCTTAGAGTCGGGTGTAAGAACTTTGGATAAAACAATTGCTAAAATAGTCAGAAACAGAGCTTTACAAATTGTTGCCGACAAACCTTATACAAAAAGCATAAACAAAAATCAGTTAAACGAAATATTAGGAAAGCCATTGTTCAACTACGCTACAAGCTATTCGGGCAAATCTTACGGCGTTGCAACTGGATTGGCTTGGACTCCGGTGGGAGGACAAATTTTATTTATTGAAACTGCTTTAAATAAAGGCAAAGCCGGACTTACTCTCACAGGCAACTTAGGCGATGTTATGAAAGAGTCTGCAATCATTGCTTTAGAATATTTAAAATCGAAAGCTAACGAATTGAAAATTCCTGTTGAACTTTTTGCTGAAAACAGCGTACATATTCACGTTCCCGAAGGTGCTACTCCAAAAGACGGTCCTTCGGCAGGAATTACAATGTTTACTTCGTTGGTATCGGCATTTTTGAAAAAACCGGTCAATCCTAAATATGCTATGTCGGGCGAAATAACGCTTCGTGGCAGAATATTACCAGTTGGAGGTGTAAAGGAAAAAATTCTGGCGGCAAAAAGGTCGGGAGTAACAGATATAATACTTTGCTCGGATAACAAAAAAGATGTTGACGAAATAAACCCTAAATATATCGAAGGTCTTAACTTTCACTATTTGGAAAACATGTTAGATGTGGTTAAAATTGCTTTGCAGTAG
- a CDS encoding putative sugar nucleotidyl transferase, with protein sequence MSNYILFDETSNRISLRPLTYFKPISQLRVGILTIEEKWKHYFKAEMSNLSDDYLSELYPLNVTDDNVLINSSVLPGSNLFKAIKKLKKDTTLTSDGYLIAMRLTADNLASLSSGDTADLDSVEYKEDFNRLKNTWDIVKLNKQEIINDFELITFGRESAYLSESNMVYGNNYFVEPDADVEGCSIDTRHGPVYIGKNATVMQGSYIRGPVAVCDTATVKMGALLYEGTSVGPHCKIGGEVSNSILMKFSSKAHDGYLGDSVIGEWCNLGAGTTTSNLKNNYSPVKMWDYENERFLDTKMQFLGLVLGDHSKIGINTMFNTGTVVGVCCNLFDSGFHRNFVPSFSWGKPSNYQEADIEHIIQTAEIVMKRRNVDISQKDIDVFKHIKELSLRYRYL encoded by the coding sequence ATGAGCAATTATATTTTATTCGATGAGACTTCAAATCGTATTTCGTTACGTCCATTGACTTACTTTAAGCCGATATCGCAGTTGCGCGTTGGCATTCTGACTATTGAAGAAAAATGGAAACATTATTTCAAAGCCGAGATGTCTAACCTAAGCGACGACTACCTATCGGAACTGTATCCGCTGAATGTAACCGACGACAACGTTTTGATAAACAGTAGCGTACTCCCCGGCTCCAACTTGTTTAAAGCTATTAAAAAACTTAAAAAAGATACAACGCTTACTAGTGACGGCTATTTGATTGCTATGAGACTTACAGCCGATAATCTTGCAAGTCTTAGTTCGGGCGATACTGCCGATTTGGACTCTGTCGAATACAAAGAAGACTTCAATCGACTTAAAAACACATGGGATATTGTAAAACTCAACAAACAAGAAATAATAAACGACTTTGAACTCATCACATTCGGTCGTGAGTCTGCGTATTTGTCGGAAAGCAATATGGTTTATGGCAACAACTATTTTGTTGAACCCGACGCCGATGTTGAAGGTTGCAGTATTGATACTCGACACGGACCGGTTTATATTGGTAAAAATGCTACCGTTATGCAAGGCTCGTATATAAGAGGACCTGTCGCCGTATGCGATACAGCCACAGTAAAAATGGGAGCCCTTTTGTATGAAGGAACTTCGGTTGGTCCACATTGCAAAATAGGTGGCGAAGTTTCAAATAGCATATTAATGAAATTTTCGTCGAAAGCACACGACGGATACTTAGGCGATTCGGTTATTGGCGAATGGTGTAACTTAGGAGCCGGCACAACCACCAGTAATCTTAAAAACAACTATAGTCCCGTTAAAATGTGGGACTACGAAAACGAAAGGTTTTTGGACACTAAAATGCAGTTTTTGGGATTGGTATTAGGCGACCACAGCAAAATAGGAATTAATACAATGTTTAATACCGGAACTGTTGTTGGAGTATGCTGCAACTTGTTCGATAGCGGTTTCCATAGGAATTTTGTTCCGTCTTTTTCTTGGGGAAAACCGTCCAATTATCAAGAGGCAGATATTGAACATATTATACAAACCGCCGAAATCGTTATGAAACGCCGAAATGTTGATATTTCGCAAAAAGATATAGATGTTTTCAAACATATAAAAGAATTATCACTCAGATATAGGTACTTATAA
- a CDS encoding type B 50S ribosomal protein L31, whose protein sequence is MRKDIHPNNYRLVVFKDISNDEAFITRSTVASKETIVWEDGKEYPLVKLEISNTSHPFYTGKMKLVDSTGRVDKFRQKQEKFEQLKKQRQQK, encoded by the coding sequence ATGAGAAAAGACATTCACCCAAATAATTATCGTTTAGTTGTGTTTAAAGACATATCTAATGATGAAGCATTTATCACTCGTTCTACTGTGGCTTCCAAAGAAACCATAGTTTGGGAAGACGGTAAAGAATATCCGCTTGTTAAGTTAGAAATTTCTAACACATCACACCCTTTTTATACCGGTAAGATGAAACTTGTTGATAGCACCGGACGTGTTGATAAATTCCGTCAGAAACAAGAAAAATTTGAACAGCTCAAAAAACAGAGACAACAAAAATAA